A stretch of Pseudomonas sp. LRP2-20 DNA encodes these proteins:
- the tssG gene encoding type VI secretion system baseplate subunit TssG, translating to MATQNRRSATGLIDQARAQPYRFEFFQLVRLLRLHYSRAGRIDPETRPHDDPLRFRSQLSLAFPVSEVSELKFERAERTNVNDQPLSEVQVTFMGLVGPSGVLPRPYTELLINRHIQHRDDAAHAFMDLFSHRMVAQFYQAWQKYKFHIEHERKGSSDFERYLLNMVGFGEQARARKFANKGSGLRHELFSYFAGLFSQRPRNPQNLQAMLSFYFALPFTLRPFAGRWLKLEPEQCTRLGQQNARLGQSSVVGNRVWDYQSCVRIEIGPLELPDYRRFQPGTEDYRRLVDLVRFYLGPSLDFELAPLLKAEAVPVARLGREGGVALGWLGWLKRPGSQVEPARCGIFSIPFDGVSL from the coding sequence ATGGCCACCCAGAACCGGCGATCAGCCACTGGTCTGATCGACCAGGCACGTGCCCAGCCCTACCGGTTCGAATTCTTCCAACTGGTGCGGCTGCTGCGCCTGCACTACAGCAGAGCGGGACGTATCGACCCGGAAACCCGGCCGCACGACGACCCGCTGCGCTTCCGCTCGCAACTGTCGCTGGCGTTTCCGGTCAGCGAAGTCAGCGAGCTGAAGTTCGAGCGCGCCGAACGCACCAACGTCAACGACCAACCGCTGTCGGAAGTGCAGGTCACCTTCATGGGCCTGGTCGGGCCGTCCGGTGTACTGCCTCGACCGTACACCGAACTGCTGATCAACCGTCACATCCAGCACCGAGACGATGCCGCGCACGCGTTCATGGACCTGTTCTCCCACCGCATGGTCGCGCAGTTCTACCAGGCCTGGCAGAAGTACAAGTTCCATATCGAGCACGAACGCAAAGGCAGTTCGGACTTCGAGCGCTACCTGCTGAACATGGTGGGCTTCGGTGAGCAAGCACGTGCGCGCAAGTTCGCCAACAAGGGTTCAGGCCTGCGCCACGAACTGTTCAGCTACTTCGCCGGGTTGTTCAGCCAGCGTCCGCGCAACCCACAGAACCTGCAAGCGATGCTCAGCTTCTATTTCGCCCTGCCGTTCACCCTGCGCCCGTTTGCCGGGCGCTGGCTGAAGCTCGAACCCGAGCAATGTACGCGCCTGGGGCAGCAGAACGCCCGACTGGGGCAGAGCAGCGTGGTCGGCAACCGCGTGTGGGACTACCAGTCGTGCGTGCGGATTGAAATCGGCCCGCTGGAACTGCCTGACTACCGGCGCTTCCAGCCCGGCACCGAGGACTATCGCCGGCTCGTGGACCTGGTGCGCTTCTACCTGGGCCCAAGTCTGGACTTCGAACTGGCACCACTGCTCAAGGCCGAGGCTGTGCCGGTCGCCCGCCTGGGACGTGAAGGCGGCGTGGCGCTTGGCTGGCTGGGCTGGCTGAAACGCCCTGGCAGCCAGGTCGAACCTGCCCGCTGCGGCATTTTTAGTATTCCTTTTGATGGGGTCTCGCTGTGA
- the tssF gene encoding type VI secretion system baseplate subunit TssF → MLDDLLPYYEKELSHLRFLGQEFAREYPKIASRLLIEGDNCEDPHTERLIEAFSFLSARIHKKLDDEFPEIVEAFLEVLYPHYLRPTPALSIAEFSASNRSTLAARYDIARHTEITSRSIEGVACRFRTCYPVQLWPVAVQDASFTELERSVFNGHSADLVAHLKIGLAATTDVHFGQLDIHSLRFFLDGESTLILQLYELLFNNLAKATISFNENGQRREIGLPADALQAVGFEQDDGLVDYSARSFAGYRLLHDYFIFPDKFMFFDIGGLKRSLAGRDIQAIELNFYFSHFELGERLVRLAQNLGRHNFKLGCTPIINLFKQQAEPIKLSHTQHEYPVTPDVRLQGNAEVVSIDRVQRVRKLAGRDKVSQCNPFFEPRGELGPDACYWIGRRQPSRRGSQSGTEMVIRVVDRELDLIDSSSDTLSIALTCSNRDLPQLLSYGGSQSDLRLDEDSVVDTIRLLRKPTATARVPLGDGLIWRLISHLSLNHMSLVSQGKEVLQEMLSLYNYRRSLAVRKQISGILSIKSEPVVARIGHPRPNFVRGVGITLELDESQYIGSGVFLFGKILDHFFGQYCTVNSFTQLTLRTRQREKRIVQWPPRTGDQPLV, encoded by the coding sequence ATGCTCGACGATCTGCTGCCCTACTACGAAAAGGAACTCTCGCACCTGCGCTTTCTCGGTCAGGAGTTTGCCCGCGAGTACCCGAAAATCGCCTCGCGTCTGCTGATCGAGGGGGACAACTGTGAAGACCCTCATACCGAGCGCCTGATCGAAGCGTTTTCGTTCCTTTCCGCACGCATTCACAAGAAACTCGATGACGAGTTTCCGGAAATCGTCGAAGCCTTCCTTGAGGTGCTGTACCCACATTACCTGCGCCCGACACCGGCGCTTTCGATCGCCGAGTTTTCCGCCAGTAACCGTTCGACCCTGGCGGCGCGCTACGACATCGCCCGCCACACCGAAATCACCTCGCGCAGTATCGAGGGTGTGGCCTGCCGATTCCGCACCTGCTACCCGGTGCAATTGTGGCCCGTGGCCGTGCAGGACGCCTCTTTCACCGAACTCGAACGCTCGGTGTTCAACGGCCACAGTGCCGACCTCGTGGCGCACCTGAAGATCGGCCTGGCCGCCACCACCGACGTGCATTTCGGCCAGCTTGACATCCATTCGCTGCGCTTCTTCCTCGACGGTGAGAGCACGCTGATACTGCAGCTCTACGAGCTGCTGTTCAACAACCTGGCCAAGGCCACCATCAGCTTCAACGAAAACGGCCAGCGCCGAGAGATCGGCCTGCCGGCTGATGCCTTGCAGGCCGTCGGTTTCGAGCAGGATGACGGCCTGGTGGATTATTCGGCCCGCTCGTTTGCCGGCTACCGCTTGCTGCACGATTACTTCATCTTCCCCGACAAGTTCATGTTCTTCGACATTGGCGGACTCAAGCGTAGCCTGGCAGGTCGTGACATCCAGGCCATTGAGCTGAACTTCTATTTTTCCCACTTCGAGCTCGGCGAGCGCCTGGTACGCCTGGCGCAGAACCTGGGGCGGCATAATTTCAAGCTGGGCTGCACGCCGATCATCAACCTGTTCAAGCAGCAGGCCGAGCCGATCAAACTGAGCCATACCCAGCATGAATACCCGGTGACCCCGGATGTACGCCTGCAGGGCAATGCCGAAGTGGTGTCGATCGACCGCGTGCAGCGCGTGCGCAAACTGGCCGGCCGGGACAAGGTCAGCCAGTGCAACCCCTTCTTCGAGCCACGTGGCGAGCTCGGCCCCGATGCCTGTTACTGGATCGGCCGGCGCCAACCGTCACGGCGTGGTAGCCAGAGTGGCACGGAAATGGTGATTCGCGTGGTGGACCGGGAGCTGGACCTGATCGACAGCAGCAGCGATACCCTCAGTATCGCCCTGACCTGCAGCAACCGGGACCTGCCGCAGCTGCTCAGCTATGGCGGCAGTCAGAGCGACCTGCGCCTCGACGAGGACAGCGTGGTCGACACCATCCGCCTGCTGCGCAAGCCCACCGCCACTGCTCGCGTGCCACTGGGCGACGGTCTGATCTGGCGGTTGATCTCGCACCTGTCGCTTAACCACATGTCGCTCGTGAGCCAAGGCAAGGAAGTGCTGCAGGAAATGCTCAGCCTCTACAACTACCGTCGCAGCCTGGCCGTGCGCAAGCAGATCAGCGGCATCCTGTCGATCAAGAGCGAACCGGTAGTCGCCCGCATCGGCCACCCACGGCCAAACTTCGTGCGCGGCGTGGGTATTACCCTGGAGCTCGACGAGAGCCAGTACATCGGCAGCGGTGTGTTCCTGTTCGGCAAGATCCTGGACCATTTCTTCGGCCAGTACTGCACCGTCAACAGCTTTACCCAACTGACCCTACGCACCCGCCAGCGGGAAAAGAGAATCGTACAATGGCCACCCAGAACCGGCGATCAGCCACTGGTCTGA
- the tssE gene encoding type VI secretion system baseplate subunit TssE — translation MSRNYQLVPTLLDRLLDDTPHQASEAVSRRLCSLADYKASLIRDLEVLVNTRQCMVAERLGGHAQLAGTILEYGMPDFTSKGVLNPEDRRLIQAQLERAITVGDKRFRAVRVQLMTQQVGHRMLTFRVDAVLHLQDATRQVSFDAVLQINTQEYKVQNLN, via the coding sequence ATGAGCCGTAACTATCAATTAGTGCCAACACTGTTGGATCGCCTGCTTGATGACACCCCTCATCAGGCAAGCGAGGCGGTCTCCAGGCGGCTGTGCTCCCTGGCCGATTACAAGGCCAGCCTGATCCGCGACCTTGAAGTGCTGGTCAACACCCGTCAGTGCATGGTCGCCGAGCGCCTGGGCGGCCATGCGCAGCTGGCCGGCACCATCCTCGAGTACGGCATGCCCGATTTCACCAGCAAGGGCGTACTTAACCCAGAGGACCGGCGACTGATCCAGGCCCAGCTTGAACGAGCCATCACCGTTGGTGACAAGCGTTTTCGCGCGGTACGCGTACAACTGATGACCCAGCAGGTAGGCCACCGCATGCTGACCTTCCGGGTCGATGCCGTGCTGCATTTGCAGGATGCCACCCGCCAGGTCTCGTTCGACGCCGTACTGCAGATCAATACCCAAGAATACAAAGTGCAGAACCTCAACTGA
- the tssC gene encoding type VI secretion system contractile sheath large subunit, whose protein sequence is MTDKQTLPQQESDLVEVENFAPQASLLDSIISESRVARSETERSRTRDLIGELVGQVLEGELTPSKDLIAVLDARIAEIDAMLSEQMNEIMHASEFQQLEASWRGLKYQVDQTETSTTLKIQLLNASKKDLVRDLKAASEFDQSALFKKIYEEEYGTFGGAPFGMLVGDYEFTRSPEDMYLLEEISHVAAAAHAPFISAASPELFGWDSFTDMSGPRDLAKIFDTVEYAKWKSFRASEDSRYVGLTLPHVLGRLPYGPDTVPVDEFNFVESVDGRDHNKYLWMNAAYALGTRVTDAFSRYGWCVAIRGVEGGGLVEGLPTHTFKTDDGEIALKCPTEIAITDRREKELSDLGFIPLVHCKGTDYAAFFGTQSTQKQKQYNTDIANANARLSAQLQYIFATSRIAHYMKAIMRDKIGSFASRKDVESFLNEWLADYVLLDDTASQEAKAKFPLREASVEVVEVPGKPGAYKAVAFLRPHYQLDELTASLRLVAELPQSTRS, encoded by the coding sequence ATGACCGACAAGCAAACATTGCCCCAACAGGAATCCGACCTGGTCGAAGTCGAGAACTTCGCGCCCCAGGCATCTCTGCTCGACAGCATCATTTCCGAAAGCCGCGTGGCCCGTTCGGAAACCGAGCGCAGTCGCACCCGCGACCTGATCGGCGAACTGGTCGGCCAGGTGCTGGAAGGTGAACTGACGCCCAGCAAGGACCTGATCGCCGTACTCGATGCGCGTATCGCCGAAATTGACGCGATGCTTTCTGAGCAGATGAACGAGATCATGCACGCCAGCGAGTTCCAGCAGCTAGAAGCCTCCTGGCGCGGCCTGAAGTACCAGGTCGACCAGACCGAGACCAGCACCACGCTGAAGATCCAGTTGCTCAATGCATCGAAAAAGGATCTGGTCCGCGACCTCAAGGCCGCCTCCGAATTCGACCAGAGCGCTCTCTTCAAGAAAATCTACGAAGAAGAGTACGGTACCTTCGGCGGTGCGCCTTTCGGCATGCTGGTGGGCGACTACGAGTTCACTCGCAGCCCAGAGGACATGTACCTGCTTGAGGAAATCTCCCACGTCGCCGCTGCCGCCCACGCGCCGTTCATTTCTGCAGCATCGCCGGAACTGTTCGGCTGGGACTCGTTCACCGACATGTCCGGACCGCGCGACCTGGCGAAGATCTTCGACACCGTCGAATACGCCAAGTGGAAGTCGTTCCGCGCCTCCGAAGACTCGCGCTATGTCGGTCTGACCCTGCCGCACGTACTCGGCCGCCTGCCCTATGGCCCGGATACCGTGCCGGTGGACGAGTTCAACTTCGTTGAAAGCGTCGATGGCCGTGACCACAACAAGTACCTGTGGATGAACGCCGCCTACGCCCTGGGCACCCGCGTGACCGATGCCTTCTCCCGCTATGGCTGGTGCGTGGCGATCCGTGGTGTGGAAGGCGGTGGCCTGGTCGAAGGCCTGCCGACCCACACCTTCAAGACCGACGACGGTGAAATCGCGCTCAAGTGCCCGACTGAAATCGCTATCACCGACCGCCGCGAGAAAGAGCTGTCAGACCTGGGCTTCATCCCCCTGGTCCACTGCAAGGGCACTGACTACGCTGCGTTCTTCGGCACCCAGTCGACCCAGAAGCAGAAGCAATACAACACCGACATCGCCAATGCAAACGCACGGCTGTCGGCGCAGCTGCAGTACATTTTCGCCACCTCGCGTATCGCCCACTACATGAAGGCGATCATGCGCGACAAGATCGGCAGCTTCGCCTCGCGCAAGGACGTGGAGTCGTTCCTCAACGAATGGCTGGCCGACTACGTGCTGCTCGACGACACCGCCAGCCAGGAGGCCAAGGCCAAATTCCCGCTGCGTGAAGCCAGCGTCGAAGTGGTGGAGGTGCCGGGCAAGCCAGGTGCCTACAAGGCCGTGGCGTTCTTGCGCCCGCACTACCAGCTTGACGAACTGACCGCCTCGCTGCGTCTGGTCGCCGAACTGCCGCAATCCACCCGTAGCTGA
- the tssB gene encoding type VI secretion system contractile sheath small subunit, with protein MAKKESTQHKLDRVRAPRVHITYDVDIGDAIEKKELPFVVGVLGDFSGNPLEPLPKLKDRKFVFIDRDNFNGVLKGIKPRLTYRVDNTLAKNGTQLGVELNFNSLEDFEPQNVVKQVEPLRKLLEVRNKLADLRNKMGGNDKLEELLMDVLQNTEKLKTLGKEFGREAAVPADDGKE; from the coding sequence ATGGCGAAGAAGGAAAGCACCCAGCACAAACTCGACCGCGTTCGCGCGCCTCGGGTCCATATCACCTACGACGTGGACATCGGCGATGCCATCGAGAAGAAAGAGCTGCCCTTTGTCGTCGGCGTGCTGGGCGATTTCTCCGGCAACCCGCTGGAGCCGCTGCCCAAGCTCAAGGACCGCAAGTTCGTCTTCATCGACCGCGACAACTTCAACGGCGTGCTCAAGGGCATCAAGCCGCGCCTGACCTACCGCGTCGACAACACCCTGGCCAAGAACGGCACCCAGCTGGGCGTCGAACTGAACTTCAACAGCCTTGAAGACTTCGAGCCACAGAACGTGGTCAAGCAGGTCGAACCGCTGCGCAAGCTGCTGGAAGTGCGCAACAAGCTGGCCGACCTGCGCAACAAGATGGGCGGCAACGACAAGCTCGAAGAGCTGCTGATGGACGTGCTGCAGAACACCGAAAAGCTGAAAACCCTGGGCAAGGAATTCGGTCGCGAAGCCGCCGTACCTGCCGACGATGGCAAAGAGTAA
- the tri1 gene encoding ADP-ribosylarginine hydrolase Tri1 yields the protein MIDLRSPDATLSEYAQRYVDLLPEWSPQLQQRMSYMIEPDAPRLPRIKPAWLSDRPCTLSPEQALDRAQGALLGLAIGDAVGTTLEFQRRDQGQVSDMVGGGPFRLAPGEWTDDTSMALCLADTYASQGKFDFATFADAMVRWYRQGENSVNGRCFDIGNVTRRALEGWEAQGLGWMGNLEASTAGNGSLIRLAPTAIFRRHSLSATWWQSVTQSSVTHRAIEVSECCKLFGAQLHLALNGADKDEALSPKVRPLQPRALIINAGEYKHKTREQIRSSGYVVDTLEAALWAVWNTDNFRDAILLAANLADDADSVAATAGQIAGALYGVSGMPPEWVAKVAWSQHIRDLASRLFELAPPGDELDELTYDRQ from the coding sequence ATGATCGATCTGAGAAGCCCGGATGCAACCCTGAGCGAGTACGCCCAGCGCTACGTCGACCTGCTGCCCGAGTGGTCGCCGCAGTTGCAGCAGCGCATGAGCTACATGATCGAACCCGATGCCCCCAGGCTGCCGCGTATCAAGCCTGCCTGGTTGAGCGACAGGCCCTGCACGTTGTCACCGGAGCAAGCGTTGGACCGTGCACAAGGGGCGCTGTTGGGACTGGCGATTGGTGATGCGGTAGGCACGACCCTGGAGTTTCAGCGGCGCGATCAGGGGCAGGTCAGCGATATGGTCGGTGGTGGCCCTTTCCGCCTGGCGCCAGGTGAATGGACCGACGACACCAGCATGGCCCTGTGCCTGGCGGACACCTACGCGAGCCAAGGCAAGTTCGATTTCGCGACCTTTGCCGATGCCATGGTGCGCTGGTATCGGCAGGGCGAAAACAGCGTCAATGGCCGCTGCTTCGACATCGGTAATGTCACGCGCCGAGCCCTGGAGGGGTGGGAGGCCCAAGGACTTGGGTGGATGGGTAATCTCGAGGCCTCGACAGCAGGCAATGGTTCGTTGATCAGGCTCGCGCCCACGGCCATTTTCCGACGCCATTCACTGTCGGCAACCTGGTGGCAGAGCGTAACGCAGAGCAGTGTGACTCACCGCGCGATCGAGGTGTCGGAGTGCTGCAAGTTATTTGGTGCGCAGTTGCATTTGGCGCTCAATGGCGCGGACAAGGATGAGGCATTGTCGCCGAAGGTGCGCCCCCTGCAGCCCCGGGCCTTGATCATCAATGCCGGCGAGTACAAGCACAAAACCCGTGAGCAGATTCGCTCGTCCGGGTATGTGGTCGATACCTTGGAAGCAGCGCTCTGGGCCGTATGGAATACGGACAATTTCAGGGATGCGATTCTGTTGGCGGCCAACCTTGCCGATGATGCCGACAGTGTGGCGGCGACGGCGGGGCAGATTGCCGGAGCCTTGTATGGCGTGTCGGGCATGCCGCCGGAGTGGGTGGCTAAAGTTGCCTGGTCGCAACACATTCGTGATTTGGCTAGCCGGCTATTTGAACTTGCGCCGCCGGGTGATGAGTTGGATGAGCTTACTTACGACCGGCAGTGA
- a CDS encoding DUF1795 domain-containing protein gives MDYQLQEGGIVLPEGFQDRTVNMFVLGASIPAPLSITVSRDNLLPGEALKAYVERQVKMLSSKLRSYSLMGTKAVTLSSTAPIEGLQIDAYYMNEGRPFYQRQAAFLLTPERALIFSTTAQADFSPQQNQDWQNLLASFQPRTNGGATTEPSEQE, from the coding sequence ATGGACTATCAACTACAGGAAGGCGGCATCGTACTGCCTGAAGGCTTCCAAGACCGCACCGTCAACATGTTCGTACTGGGTGCCAGCATTCCTGCCCCCTTGAGCATCACGGTTTCCAGGGACAATCTGCTGCCGGGGGAAGCGTTGAAAGCCTACGTTGAGCGGCAGGTGAAAATGCTTTCGTCCAAGCTGCGCAGCTACTCGCTCATGGGGACCAAAGCCGTAACCCTGTCGAGCACGGCGCCCATCGAGGGCCTGCAGATCGATGCCTACTACATGAATGAAGGCCGCCCGTTCTACCAGCGCCAGGCAGCGTTCCTGCTGACGCCCGAGCGCGCCCTGATTTTCTCCACCACCGCCCAGGCAGATTTCAGCCCTCAACAGAATCAGGACTGGCAAAACCTGCTAGCGAGCTTCCAGCCCCGTACGAACGGTGGAGCGACTACCGAGCCAAGCGAACAGGAGTAA
- a CDS encoding SMI1/KNR4 family protein: MPIKYRAGLTDAELISLESAVNFTLPIAYKNFLARMNGFHLTDPDYGQLPLSAVEDGVISFDRLFGVDSEEECNDLISFNNEFISELAFIKGILVIGEDGGGNPYVLVTEASKDGVYYWDRTHLHESDKINIYDIAGQDDCGHLYRIAGDFDEFYSLILTGLPDGVEFLEES, encoded by the coding sequence ATGCCTATTAAATACAGAGCTGGCTTGACTGATGCGGAGCTAATATCGCTTGAGTCTGCAGTTAATTTTACCTTGCCCATAGCATATAAGAACTTTTTGGCGCGCATGAATGGATTTCACTTGACTGATCCTGATTATGGGCAGTTGCCATTAAGCGCAGTTGAAGATGGGGTGATTAGTTTTGACCGATTGTTTGGGGTTGATTCAGAGGAAGAATGCAATGACCTGATCAGCTTTAATAATGAATTTATTTCTGAGTTAGCATTTATTAAAGGTATTTTGGTGATTGGGGAGGATGGGGGAGGCAATCCTTATGTGCTTGTTACTGAAGCGAGTAAGGATGGGGTCTATTATTGGGATAGGACTCACTTACATGAGTCTGATAAAATAAATATATATGATATAGCTGGGCAGGATGATTGTGGTCATCTATATAGGATTGCAGGTGACTTCGATGAGTTTTATTCTTTGATTTTGACAGGTCTTCCTGATGGTGTTGAATTTTTAGAAGAGAGTTGA
- a CDS encoding immunity 22 family protein — protein sequence MNDIQGEIEDKYDVERFSKVHLWLGINFTREDEYLKYFEIDYSSDYEIDDPQYPVCQFCADIGERWYDEDFIGIIPRKPNLVDIDAMLGESAIDRSEWERVKAICANLGIIKMNAMFWYSDGGLHMPTPLKEDYNGLRYIGLFEGD from the coding sequence ATGAATGATATACAAGGCGAGATCGAAGATAAGTACGATGTTGAACGATTCAGCAAGGTTCACCTCTGGCTTGGGATAAATTTCACCAGAGAAGATGAGTACTTGAAATATTTTGAAATTGACTATTCAAGCGATTACGAAATTGACGATCCTCAATATCCAGTCTGTCAGTTCTGTGCCGATATTGGCGAACGCTGGTATGACGAGGATTTTATTGGCATCATCCCACGGAAACCCAATCTGGTTGATATTGATGCCATGCTGGGTGAATCCGCAATCGATAGAAGCGAATGGGAAAGGGTGAAAGCCATTTGCGCGAATCTAGGCATTATCAAGATGAATGCTATGTTTTGGTATTCGGATGGTGGCTTGCATATGCCGACGCCACTGAAAGAAGATTACAATGGCCTGCGCTACATTGGATTGTTTGAGGGTGATTAA
- a CDS encoding DUF4303 domain-containing protein has product MDWKALEADTAAAVKTALSDLRATYPGEVFYACAVYTDSGAMTLGVAANSQQALERKLDREAEAERSELRPYYTWCTSEWAYEAWRGECFRAVCMDLASAEPKEDFGVFRERLSQLMIDVLAGLRSQGFFEAVFSEVPVLFVTVTDDAGAEGLEDRSARVLNTEAVFREFVQRYPAIIV; this is encoded by the coding sequence ATGGACTGGAAAGCACTTGAAGCCGACACCGCCGCCGCAGTAAAAACTGCGCTGTCTGACTTGCGCGCCACATACCCCGGTGAGGTGTTCTACGCCTGCGCGGTCTACACGGACAGCGGGGCAATGACACTGGGGGTGGCTGCCAACTCACAGCAAGCGCTTGAGCGCAAGCTCGACAGGGAAGCTGAGGCCGAGCGCTCGGAACTGCGGCCCTATTACACTTGGTGTACGTCGGAATGGGCTTATGAAGCCTGGCGGGGCGAATGTTTCAGGGCTGTGTGTATGGATCTGGCATCGGCCGAACCGAAAGAGGACTTCGGAGTATTCAGAGAGCGTTTGAGCCAGTTGATGATCGATGTATTGGCGGGGCTGAGGAGCCAGGGATTCTTCGAGGCTGTTTTTTCAGAGGTTCCAGTATTGTTCGTGACAGTGACGGATGATGCGGGGGCGGAGGGGCTTGAAGATCGTTCGGCGAGGGTGTTGAACACTGAGGCTGTTTTTCGGGAATTTGTGCAGCGATATCCGGCAATTATAGTTTGA
- the arfB gene encoding alternative ribosome rescue aminoacyl-tRNA hydrolase ArfB: protein MLTISNNVHLPDADIELTYIRAQGAGGQNVNKVSSAVHLRFDIPASSLPAFYKERLLALRDSRITGDGVLIIKAQQYRTQEQNRTDALARLAELIIAAGKTEKKRRPTKPTLGSKTRRLEGKARRSTVKAGRGKVEF, encoded by the coding sequence ATGCTGACCATCTCTAACAACGTGCATCTGCCCGATGCCGACATCGAACTGACCTACATCCGCGCGCAAGGCGCCGGTGGGCAGAACGTCAACAAGGTGTCCAGCGCCGTGCACCTGCGCTTCGACATTCCCGCCTCGTCGCTGCCCGCGTTTTACAAGGAGCGGCTGCTGGCACTGCGTGACAGTCGCATCACCGGCGACGGCGTGCTGATCATCAAGGCCCAGCAGTACCGCACCCAGGAGCAGAACCGCACTGACGCACTGGCGCGTCTTGCCGAGTTGATCATCGCTGCCGGCAAGACTGAGAAAAAACGCCGCCCCACCAAGCCGACCCTCGGCTCGAAGACCCGTCGCCTCGAAGGAAAAGCCAGGCGCAGCACGGTCAAGGCGGGGCGGGGCAAGGTGGAGTTCTAA
- a CDS encoding M20 aminoacylase family protein: protein MQQHQHILVWLNDVASDLHAIRHDIHAHPELGFEESRTSALVATLLQQWGYEVHTGIGKTGVVGVLRNGSSPRKLGLRADMDALPIHEATGAAYSSRHQGCMHACGHDGHTTMLLGAARYLAATRQFDGTLTLIFQPAEEGQGGAEAMLADGLLERFPCDALFGMHNMPGLPAGHLGFREGPMMASQDLLTVTLEGVGGHGSMPHLTVDPLVAAASVVMALQTVVARNIDAQEAAVVTVGALQAGEAANVIPQQALLRLSLRALDAQVRAQTLERVRAIIVSQAESFGCTARIEHRPAYPVLVNHAKENAFAQQVGEALLGADKVDGNTRKLMGSEDFAWMLQRCPGAYLFIGNGVQRPMVHNPAYDFNDDILLTGAAYWGALTESWLKPA from the coding sequence ATGCAGCAACACCAGCACATCCTGGTCTGGCTCAACGACGTGGCCAGCGACCTGCACGCCATCCGCCACGATATCCACGCTCACCCTGAACTCGGTTTCGAAGAAAGCCGCACCTCGGCCCTGGTCGCCACGCTGCTGCAGCAGTGGGGCTACGAGGTGCACACCGGTATCGGCAAGACCGGTGTGGTCGGTGTGCTGCGCAATGGCAGCAGCCCGCGCAAGCTGGGGCTGCGTGCCGACATGGACGCGCTGCCGATCCATGAGGCCACCGGTGCCGCGTACAGCAGCCGCCACCAGGGCTGCATGCACGCCTGCGGCCACGACGGCCACACCACCATGCTGCTGGGCGCGGCGCGCTACCTGGCGGCGACGCGCCAGTTCGATGGCACGCTGACGCTGATCTTCCAGCCGGCCGAGGAGGGCCAGGGCGGTGCCGAGGCGATGCTCGCCGATGGGCTGCTGGAGCGCTTCCCCTGCGATGCGCTGTTCGGCATGCACAACATGCCGGGGCTGCCGGCCGGGCATCTGGGTTTTCGCGAGGGGCCGATGATGGCCTCGCAGGACCTGCTGACGGTCACCCTCGAGGGCGTCGGCGGGCATGGTTCGATGCCGCACCTGACGGTCGACCCGCTGGTGGCAGCGGCCAGTGTGGTGATGGCGCTGCAGACGGTGGTGGCGCGCAACATCGATGCCCAGGAGGCGGCGGTGGTCACGGTCGGCGCGCTGCAGGCGGGCGAGGCGGCCAATGTGATTCCGCAGCAGGCGCTGCTGCGCCTGAGCCTGCGTGCGCTGGATGCCCAGGTGCGGGCGCAGACCCTGGAGCGGGTGCGGGCGATCATCGTCAGTCAGGCCGAAAGCTTTGGCTGCACGGCCCGTATCGAACACCGCCCGGCATACCCGGTGCTGGTCAACCATGCCAAGGAAAATGCCTTTGCCCAGCAGGTGGGTGAGGCGTTGCTGGGCGCCGACAAGGTCGATGGCAACACCCGCAAGCTGATGGGCAGCGAGGACTTTGCCTGGATGCTGCAGCGCTGCCCGGGCGCCTACCTGTTCATCGGCAACGGCGTACAGCGGCCGATGGTGCACAACCCGGCCTACGACTTCAACGACGACATCCTGCTGACCGGCGCCGCCTACTGGGGCGCGCTGACCGAGAGCTGGCTCAAGCCTGCCTGA